In Archangium violaceum, the following are encoded in one genomic region:
- a CDS encoding C-type lectin domain-containing protein, producing MSSDELNGTPGFSEETLGEVQQKIAYNGHDYIFATTRKTWAQAAESCALLGYGLVTINNSAEDEWLKSNLSSTEIWWIGYNDRSVEGSWRWSTGTSFYANWSPGEPNNAAGNEDCAVKASSGTYVGLWNDEDCNKQFAYVCESIDSSVTVNYFNYSASNTASATQNTVNVAVTLQAGQTLTAGTCGISGASGSGDTYLRLYGPNGQQVAYNDDACGGVSSNFSYTVPTGGGGTYVINAGCYSSGSCSGRVGYTAITVLGRFARYCGKVNNRQSPGGIWAPDPDCSSGCNIGGISYCKKFWPGSTGIRQVSVSSKPNNVWANAGCAPVVDDWDGNDEFECIADSNSVTITYANVPVTYETSNGVLRFNSADDLYAVINQLEADYETYNTNYENQYPNLTAEQMDVVDEQNNFDEFVPYKNLERQLSGFTSKRSRIEVVERTWLANDMTGTDPDSLDITFDDAENTLFNSNYELKIGQTVYRMTEYGLTEVGGAQTQTAAAALSDSCPANPNSSEKPKTAQAVPPVAGHGTAAAELPRAQVVAFSDGCITNKKVDAPFGPIDGRTYKLKVAIHSILIRTSVKAKVVAYKQKSGGGRKRSRDQLAISIGGTLYAAGCTSPTAMGKANPASGFKKRRELKVRREDWGITYRTKSGELSGRFDTPSGFAVLTLR from the coding sequence ATGAGCTCGGACGAGCTCAATGGCACCCCAGGCTTTTCCGAAGAAACGTTGGGCGAGGTTCAGCAGAAAATCGCCTACAATGGCCATGACTACATCTTTGCCACCACCCGCAAGACCTGGGCGCAGGCCGCCGAGAGCTGCGCGCTTCTGGGTTATGGCTTGGTGACCATCAACAACAGCGCGGAAGACGAGTGGCTGAAGAGCAATCTGAGCTCAACAGAAATCTGGTGGATTGGGTACAACGATCGCAGCGTCGAAGGCTCGTGGCGATGGTCCACTGGAACCTCGTTCTATGCGAACTGGAGCCCAGGCGAGCCAAACAATGCAGCCGGCAACGAGGACTGCGCTGTCAAGGCATCCTCTGGCACCTACGTGGGACTCTGGAATGACGAGGACTGCAACAAGCAGTTCGCCTACGTTTGCGAAAGCATCGACAGCAGCGTCACCGTGAATTACTTCAACTACTCTGCCTCGAATACGGCTTCCGCCACTCAGAACACGGTGAACGTGGCGGTGACTCTTCAGGCCGGGCAGACCCTCACCGCTGGAACGTGCGGCATCTCGGGGGCTTCCGGTTCGGGCGATACCTATCTGCGGCTTTATGGCCCCAACGGTCAACAGGTCGCCTACAATGATGATGCCTGTGGTGGCGTCAGCTCCAATTTCAGCTACACGGTGCCCACTGGCGGTGGCGGCACGTACGTCATCAATGCAGGTTGCTATAGCTCCGGAAGCTGTAGCGGAAGGGTCGGCTATACCGCCATCACCGTGCTCGGGCGCTTTGCGCGGTATTGCGGTAAGGTCAACAACCGCCAGTCTCCCGGTGGAATCTGGGCGCCGGACCCGGACTGCTCGTCCGGGTGCAACATTGGCGGCATCTCGTACTGCAAGAAGTTCTGGCCTGGCTCAACGGGGATTCGCCAAGTTTCCGTCTCTTCGAAGCCAAACAACGTCTGGGCCAACGCCGGGTGCGCTCCCGTCGTGGATGACTGGGACGGCAATGATGAGTTCGAGTGCATTGCTGATAGCAACTCAGTCACCATCACCTATGCAAACGTCCCGGTCACCTACGAAACCAGCAATGGTGTCCTGCGGTTCAACTCCGCCGACGATCTCTATGCGGTCATCAACCAACTGGAGGCTGACTACGAGACCTACAACACCAACTACGAGAATCAGTATCCCAACCTGACCGCCGAGCAGATGGATGTCGTGGATGAGCAGAACAACTTTGATGAATTCGTTCCATACAAGAACCTGGAGCGACAACTTTCCGGATTCACGTCAAAGCGTTCACGGATTGAAGTAGTCGAGCGGACCTGGTTGGCTAACGACATGACAGGCACCGATCCTGACTCCTTGGACATCACGTTCGACGATGCAGAGAACACCCTGTTCAACAGCAACTACGAACTCAAGATAGGTCAGACCGTCTATCGGATGACCGAGTATGGACTGACAGAGGTGGGAGGGGCGCAGACCCAGACCGCGGCTGCGGCTCTCTCCGACTCCTGTCCAGCCAATCCCAACAGCAGCGAAAAGCCCAAGACAGCGCAAGCCGTCCCTCCCGTGGCTGGCCACGGAACCGCAGCGGCAGAACTGCCGCGAGCGCAGGTTGTGGCCTTCAGCGATGGCTGCATCACTAACAAAAAAGTAGATGCGCCTTTTGGCCCCATTGATGGCAGGACCTACAAGCTGAAGGTGGCCATTCATTCCATTTTGATTCGCACCTCGGTGAAGGCCAAGGTTGTTGCCTACAAGCAGAAGAGCGGTGGCGGGCGTAAGCGCTCGCGAGATCAACTTGCCATTTCGATTGGGGGCACCCTGTATGCCGCGGGATGCACCAGCCCCACCGCCATGGGCAAAGCCAACCCCGCCTCTGGCTTCAAGAAGAGAAGGGAGCTGAAGGTAAGACGAGAGGATTGGGGTATTACCTATCGAACCAAATCCGGAGAACTGAGTGGCCGTTTTGATACACCCTCAGGTTTCGCTGTTCTCACCTTGCGTTGA
- a CDS encoding M20/M25/M40 family metallo-hydrolase gives MAEHPGKAGGLRVLLIGHLDTVQEGAGLEFVRDGPVARGAGTQDIKGGDVILLTALRALKEAGALGDLHVTVILTGDEESVGEPIAVSRRELIEAGRRSDVALAFEGGERDTAVVARRGASTWSLEVTGKQAHSSGVFSQSAGYGAIFEAARILDELRRTLAGEQYLTFNPGAIVGGTEGGFDPRTATGRAAGKDNIIASHATVRGDLRFLSEEQKERARTRTRQLAARNLPGTSAEISFQDEYPAMSPTPGNLRLLAVYDAASQALGYGKVEAFDPGKRGAGDISFVAPFVDGLDGLGALGSGSHSPREEVRLDSLAMQAERTALLLYRLSRQPHPAP, from the coding sequence GTGGCCGAGCACCCCGGCAAGGCAGGAGGGCTGCGTGTCCTGCTCATCGGTCACCTCGACACCGTTCAGGAGGGCGCAGGGCTGGAGTTCGTGCGCGACGGGCCGGTGGCACGTGGCGCCGGCACGCAGGACATCAAGGGCGGCGACGTCATCCTCCTCACCGCGCTCCGGGCGCTGAAGGAGGCGGGAGCACTGGGCGACCTCCACGTCACCGTCATCCTCACGGGGGATGAAGAGAGCGTGGGTGAGCCCATCGCGGTGTCGCGGCGCGAGCTCATCGAGGCGGGTCGGCGCAGCGATGTCGCGCTCGCCTTCGAGGGCGGAGAGCGTGACACCGCCGTCGTCGCACGCCGGGGCGCGAGCACCTGGTCGCTCGAGGTCACGGGGAAGCAGGCGCACTCCTCGGGAGTGTTCAGCCAAAGCGCTGGCTACGGGGCCATCTTCGAGGCCGCCCGCATCCTCGACGAGCTCCGGCGCACGCTGGCCGGTGAGCAGTACCTCACCTTCAACCCGGGAGCCATCGTGGGTGGCACCGAGGGCGGCTTCGACCCGCGCACCGCCACCGGTAGGGCCGCGGGCAAGGACAACATCATCGCCAGCCACGCGACCGTGCGGGGTGACCTGCGCTTCCTGTCCGAGGAGCAGAAGGAGCGGGCTCGCACGCGCACGCGGCAGCTCGCTGCGCGCAACCTGCCGGGCACCTCGGCGGAGATTTCCTTCCAGGACGAGTACCCGGCCATGTCCCCCACGCCCGGCAATCTGCGCCTGCTGGCGGTGTACGACGCGGCGAGCCAAGCGCTCGGGTACGGCAAGGTCGAGGCGTTCGACCCGGGCAAGCGCGGAGCCGGGGACATCTCGTTCGTCGCGCCCTTCGTCGATGGGCTCGACGGGCTGGGCGCTCTGGGCAGCGGGTCGCACTCGCCGCGCGAGGAGGTCCGGCTCGACTCGCTCGCGATGCAGGCCGAGCGCACGGCGTTGCTCCTCTACCGGCTGTCGCGCCAGCCCCACCCGGCCCCGTGA